In one Silene latifolia isolate original U9 population chromosome 10, ASM4854445v1, whole genome shotgun sequence genomic region, the following are encoded:
- the LOC141606458 gene encoding F-box/kelch-repeat protein At3g23880-like isoform X1 → MTKSKKKHVIPQQSYLSDDLIIEEILTRLPVKSIIRFKSVSKQWYSTLSSSEFANAQLIKSPFPHPSAPIDTLFIKCGKNCYLFSFDDDEQICANSEDNLVKLDVDFGVGKYNLELTGCCNGLICLTQYYNEYFILLNPATRKLHQYESDGYLKRFDESKCPYVASGFGYASNVDDYKYVRILSEYGGNEKKPIVHIFSLRENRWREIDFDHNPLVVYRNAMLVNDKLYWHAVSIQDGDSVVSFDLGTEWFDIITINCAEHDALGVMGGRLSTCSCTGDKLMNILEPPSILKSICLPKGFRLDMYSQMLGFTKADNFFVTNPLYGEGYGGATLGLLDTRTKPMQYTTLLRFDMLLKIAIYFPSLVSPFRIVEPLEA, encoded by the coding sequence ATGACAAAGAGTAAGAAGAAGCATGTGATTCCGCAACAAAGTTACCTCTCTGATGATCTAATTATTGAAGAAATACTTACAAGATTACCCGTCAAATCAATTATTCGATTTAAATCGGTTTCGAAACAATGGTATTCTACTCTTTCTTCTTCCGAATTTGCCAATGCCCAACTTATCAAATCCCCCTTTCCTCACCCTTCTGCTCCTATTGACACCTTGTTTATCAAATGTGGTAAAAATTGTTACCTTTTCTCGTTCGACGATGATGAACAGATTTGTGCTAATTCTGAAGATAATTTGGTTAAGCTAGACGTCGACTTTGGGGTCGGAAAGTATAATCTTGAACTTACAGGGTGCTGCAATGGGTTAATTTGTTTAACCCAATATTATAATGAATACTTCATTTTATTGAATCCGGCTACCCGTAAGCTGCACCAATATGAGTCAGATGGGTATTTGAAGCGTTTTGATGAATCAAAATGCCCTTATGTAGCCTCTGGATTTGGGTATGCATCCAATGTCGATGACTACAAATATGTTCGAATTCTGTCGGAATATGGGGGTAATGAAAAAAAACCTATTGTTCACATCTTCTCTCTTAGGGAAAATAGGTGGAGAGAAATTGATTTTGATCATAACCCGCTCGTAGTTTATAGAAACGCGATGCTTGTTAATGACAAGTTATACTGGCATGCTGTTAGTATCCAAGACGGTGATTCAGTTGTTAGCTTTGATTTAGGGACTGAGTGGTTTGACATAATTACGATCAATTGTGCCGAACACGACGCCTTGGGAGTTATGGGAGGGCGTTTGAGCACGTGCAGCTGTACGGGTGACAAGTTAATGAATATATTGGAACCTCCCTCAATACTGAAATCTATTTGTCTACCAAAGGGGTTCAGATTAGACATGTACTCTCAAATGCTTGGGTTTACAAAGGCTGACAATTTTTTTGTGACGAATCCATTATATGGTGAGGGTTATGGGGGTGCAACATTAGGGTTACTTGACACACGT